A stretch of Pseudomonas sp. CCC3.1 DNA encodes these proteins:
- the gmk gene encoding guanylate kinase produces MTHSTGTLYIISAPSGAGKSSLVKALIDVEPQIRVSVSHTTRAMRPGEVDGVHYHFVEREAFVKMIEHGDFLERAEVFGNLYGTSQSYLQQTLDEGHDLILEIDWQGAEQVRKLMPQARSIFILPPSQQALRDRLDNRGQDSAEIIDGRMREAVSEMSHYVDYDYLIINDDFALALEDMKAIFRANRLQQKRQQQRFGKLLAELLG; encoded by the coding sequence ATGACCCACAGCACTGGCACCCTCTACATTATTTCCGCGCCTTCAGGGGCGGGGAAAAGCAGCCTGGTCAAGGCCCTGATCGACGTTGAGCCGCAGATCCGCGTCTCGGTGTCGCACACCACCCGGGCCATGCGCCCCGGCGAAGTGGACGGCGTGCACTATCACTTCGTCGAGCGCGAAGCGTTCGTGAAGATGATCGAGCACGGCGACTTCCTGGAGCGCGCAGAAGTGTTTGGCAATCTGTATGGCACTTCGCAAAGCTACTTGCAGCAGACGCTGGATGAAGGCCACGACCTGATTCTGGAGATCGACTGGCAAGGCGCCGAGCAGGTTCGCAAGCTGATGCCGCAAGCGCGTTCAATCTTCATTCTGCCGCCGAGCCAACAGGCCTTGCGTGATCGTCTGGATAATCGCGGGCAGGACAGTGCCGAGATTATTGACGGCCGCATGCGCGAAGCCGTGAGTGAAATGAGCCACTACGTCGACTACGACTACCTGATCATTAACGACGACTTTGCACTGGCACTGGAGGACATGAAGGCCATTTTCCGCGCCAATCGCCTCCAGCAAAAACGTCAACAGCAGCGTTTTGGTAAATTACTGGCCGAACTGCTCGGCTAA
- a CDS encoding YicC/YloC family endoribonuclease has translation MVHSMTAFARVESAGTQGTLSWELRSVNSRYLEPHLRLPESFRDLEGAVREALRQGISRGKLECTLRFTEETTGKPLQVDRERAAQLVAAAETIASLIKQPAALNPLEVLAWPGVLVADATDPQALNNQALALFKQGLQELKNGREREGAELARLISERLTAIEGDVETLRVLVPQMLATQRQKVLDRFADMKAELDPQRLEQEMVMLAQKSDVAEELDRLSTHILEVRRVLKSGGAAGRRLDFLMQELNREANTLGSKAFDPRSTQAAVNLKVLIEQMREQVQNIE, from the coding sequence ATGGTGCACAGCATGACCGCCTTTGCCCGCGTCGAAAGCGCCGGCACTCAGGGCACCCTGAGCTGGGAGCTGCGCTCGGTCAACAGCCGTTACCTGGAGCCGCACCTGCGTTTGCCCGAGTCTTTCCGGGACCTCGAAGGGGCTGTGCGTGAAGCGCTGCGTCAGGGCATTTCCCGAGGCAAACTTGAGTGCACCTTGCGCTTCACCGAAGAAACCACTGGCAAACCGCTACAGGTCGACCGCGAGCGCGCCGCACAATTGGTCGCCGCAGCCGAAACCATCGCCAGCCTGATCAAGCAGCCCGCGGCCCTCAACCCGCTTGAAGTGCTGGCCTGGCCCGGTGTTTTGGTGGCCGACGCTACCGACCCGCAAGCCCTGAACAACCAGGCACTGGCGCTGTTCAAGCAAGGTCTGCAAGAGCTCAAGAATGGCCGCGAGCGCGAAGGCGCAGAGCTGGCCCGCTTGATCAGTGAACGCTTGACCGCCATTGAAGGCGACGTCGAGACCCTGCGCGTGCTGGTCCCGCAAATGCTCGCTACCCAGCGGCAAAAGGTGCTGGATCGCTTTGCTGACATGAAAGCCGAACTTGATCCGCAGCGCCTTGAGCAAGAAATGGTCATGCTCGCGCAAAAAAGCGACGTTGCCGAAGAGCTTGACCGCCTCAGCACTCACATTCTTGAAGTGCGCCGCGTGCTCAAGTCAGGCGGTGCCGCCGGTCGGCGTCTCGACTTCCTGATGCAAGAACTTAACCGGGAAGCCAACACCCTCGGCTCCAAGGCATTCGACCCGCGCAGCACCCAAGCAGCGGTCAACCTCAAAGTGTTGATCGAGCAAATGCGCGAACAAGTACAGAATATTGAGTAA
- the spoT gene encoding bifunctional GTP diphosphokinase/guanosine-3',5'-bis pyrophosphate 3'-pyrophosphohydrolase yields the protein MPSIDALADRLSAYLSADQVNLVRRAYFYAEQAHDGQRRRSGEPYVTHPLAVANILADMHMDHQSLMAAMLHDVIEDTGIAKEALVAQFGETVAELVDGVSKLTQMNFETKAEAQAENFQKMAMAMARDIRVILVKLADRLHNMRTLEVLSGEKRRRIAKETLEIYAPIANRLGMHSIRIEFEDLGFKAMYPMRSARIYQAVKRARGNRKEIVNKIEESLSHCLAIDGIQGEVSGRQKHIYGIYKKMRGKRRAFNEIMDVYAFRIIVDKVDTCYRVLGAVHNLYKPLPGRFKDYIAIPKANGYQSLHTTLFGMHGVPIEIQIRTREMEEMANNGIAAHWLYKSSGDEQHTGTHARARQWVKGVLEMQQRAGNSLEFIESVKIDLFPDEVYVFTPKGRIMELPKGSTAVDFAYAVHTDVGNSCIACRINRRLAPLSEPLQSGSTVEIVSAPGARPNPAWLNFVVTGKARTHIRHALKLQRRSESINLGERLLNKVLNGFNSALDKIPAERVQAMLQEYRLEQIEDLLEDIGLGNRMAYVVARRLLGEGEQLPSPEGPLAIRGTEGLVLSYAKCCTPIPGDPIVGHLSAGKGMVVHLDNCRNISEIRHNPEKCVQLSWAKDVTGEFNVELRVELEHQRGLIALLASSVNAADGNIEKISMDERDGRISVVQLVVSVHDRVHLARVIKKLRALTGVIRITRMRA from the coding sequence ATGCCGAGCATAGACGCCCTCGCCGATCGCTTGTCGGCCTACCTCAGTGCGGACCAGGTCAATCTGGTCCGACGAGCGTATTTCTACGCAGAACAAGCCCACGACGGCCAACGCCGACGCAGCGGCGAGCCTTATGTCACGCACCCGCTGGCAGTGGCAAACATCCTTGCCGACATGCATATGGACCATCAGAGCCTGATGGCGGCCATGCTGCATGACGTGATCGAAGACACCGGTATAGCCAAAGAAGCGCTTGTGGCGCAGTTCGGTGAAACCGTGGCCGAACTGGTCGATGGCGTCAGCAAGCTGACCCAGATGAACTTCGAAACCAAAGCCGAAGCCCAAGCTGAAAACTTCCAGAAAATGGCCATGGCCATGGCGCGAGATATTCGTGTGATTCTGGTGAAGCTGGCTGACCGCTTGCACAACATGCGCACCCTCGAAGTGCTGTCCGGCGAAAAACGCCGGCGGATTGCCAAGGAAACCCTGGAAATCTACGCGCCCATTGCCAATCGGCTGGGCATGCACAGCATTCGTATCGAATTCGAAGACCTCGGTTTCAAAGCGATGTACCCGATGCGCTCCGCGCGCATTTACCAGGCAGTCAAACGCGCCCGGGGCAATCGCAAAGAAATCGTCAACAAAATTGAAGAATCGCTCAGCCACTGCCTGGCCATTGATGGCATTCAGGGTGAAGTGAGCGGTCGCCAAAAGCATATCTACGGCATCTACAAAAAGATGCGCGGCAAGCGGCGGGCCTTCAACGAGATCATGGACGTGTATGCGTTCCGGATCATCGTCGACAAGGTCGATACCTGCTACCGCGTGTTGGGCGCTGTACATAATTTGTACAAACCCCTGCCGGGGCGCTTCAAAGACTACATCGCCATTCCCAAAGCCAACGGCTACCAGTCGCTGCACACCACGCTGTTTGGCATGCACGGCGTACCGATCGAAATTCAGATCCGTACCCGTGAAATGGAAGAAATGGCCAACAACGGCATCGCTGCGCACTGGTTGTACAAGTCCAGTGGTGACGAGCAGCACACGGGGACTCACGCCCGGGCGCGCCAATGGGTCAAAGGCGTGCTGGAAATGCAGCAGCGCGCAGGCAACTCCCTCGAATTTATCGAAAGCGTAAAAATCGACCTGTTCCCGGACGAGGTCTACGTCTTTACGCCTAAAGGCCGAATCATGGAGCTGCCTAAAGGCTCCACGGCGGTCGACTTTGCCTACGCGGTGCACACCGACGTCGGCAACAGCTGCATTGCGTGCCGCATCAATCGCCGTCTCGCTCCGCTGTCCGAGCCCCTGCAAAGCGGCTCCACGGTCGAGATCGTCAGCGCCCCCGGCGCGCGTCCGAACCCGGCCTGGCTCAACTTTGTGGTCACCGGCAAGGCCCGCACGCACATTCGCCATGCCCTGAAACTGCAACGCCGCTCCGAGTCGATCAACCTCGGCGAGCGTTTGCTGAACAAGGTGCTCAACGGCTTCAACAGCGCGCTGGACAAGATCCCGGCCGAGCGGGTTCAGGCCATGCTCCAGGAATACCGCCTGGAACAGATCGAAGACCTGCTCGAAGACATTGGCCTGGGCAACCGCATGGCGTACGTCGTAGCCCGACGCTTGCTGGGCGAGGGCGAGCAACTGCCGAGCCCTGAAGGTCCACTGGCGATTCGCGGAACAGAAGGTTTGGTGCTCAGTTACGCCAAATGCTGTACGCCGATCCCGGGCGATCCGATTGTCGGCCACTTGTCGGCGGGCAAAGGCATGGTTGTGCACTTGGACAACTGCCGCAACATCAGTGAAATCCGCCACAACCCCGAAAAATGCGTCCAGTTGTCATGGGCCAAGGACGTTACGGGCGAATTCAACGTTGAATTGCGCGTCGAGCTGGAACACCAGCGCGGCCTGATCGCACTGCTGGCCAGCAGCGTCAACGCCGCCGACGGCAACATCGAAAAGATCAGCATGGACGAACGCGATGGTCGAATCAGCGTGGTCCAACTGGTGGTCAGCGTGCACGACCGCGTGCACCTGGCTCGCGTGATCAAAAAACTGCGCGCCCTTACCGGGGTCATCCGCATCACTCGCATGCGTGCGTAG
- the rph gene encoding ribonuclease PH, protein MKRPSGRVADQLRPIRITRNYTKHAEGSVLVEFGDTKVICTVSVENGVPRFLKGQGQGWLTAEYGMLPRATGERNQREASRGKQGGRTLEIQRLIGRSLRAALDMSKLGDITLYVDCDVIQADGGTRTASITGSMVALVDALKVIKKRGGLKGGDPIKQMIAAVSVGMYQGVPVLDLDYPEDSAAETDLNVVMTSSGGFIEVQGTAEGAPFQPEELNAMLALAQKGMNEIFALQQAALVD, encoded by the coding sequence ATGAAACGTCCAAGTGGTCGCGTTGCCGATCAGCTGCGCCCGATCCGCATCACCCGCAACTACACCAAACACGCAGAGGGTTCTGTACTGGTCGAGTTCGGTGACACTAAAGTCATCTGCACCGTCAGCGTCGAGAACGGCGTTCCGCGCTTCCTTAAAGGTCAGGGCCAAGGCTGGCTGACAGCCGAATACGGCATGCTGCCGCGCGCCACTGGCGAGCGTAACCAGCGTGAAGCGAGCCGTGGCAAGCAAGGCGGCCGCACCCTTGAAATCCAGCGCCTGATCGGCCGCTCGCTGCGAGCTGCACTGGATATGTCCAAGCTGGGCGACATCACTCTGTACGTCGATTGCGACGTGATCCAGGCTGACGGCGGTACCCGTACCGCGTCGATCACCGGCTCAATGGTTGCACTGGTTGATGCGCTGAAAGTGATCAAAAAGCGTGGTGGCCTCAAAGGCGGCGACCCGATCAAGCAAATGATCGCCGCTGTATCGGTGGGCATGTATCAAGGCGTGCCAGTGCTTGACCTGGACTACCCTGAAGATTCGGCAGCCGAAACCGACTTGAACGTCGTGATGACCAGCAGCGGTGGTTTCATCGAAGTTCAGGGCACCGCCGAAGGTGCGCCGTTCCAGCCGGAAGAGCTGAACGCCATGCTGGCACTGGCACAAAAAGGCATGAACGAAATCTTCGCCTTGCAACAGGCGGCGTTGGTTGACTGA
- the rpoZ gene encoding DNA-directed RNA polymerase subunit omega: MARVTVEDCLEHVDNRFELVMLSTKRARQLATGGKEPLVQWENDKPTVVALREIAEGLMSYEFIANAEIVEDEPLFAAFEDESNEAN; this comes from the coding sequence ATGGCCCGCGTAACCGTTGAAGACTGTCTAGAACACGTGGATAACCGCTTTGAGCTGGTCATGCTGTCTACCAAGCGTGCCCGTCAACTGGCCACCGGCGGTAAAGAGCCTCTGGTGCAGTGGGAAAACGACAAGCCTACCGTTGTTGCCCTGCGTGAAATCGCAGAAGGCCTGATGAGCTACGAGTTTATCGCCAACGCTGAAATCGTCGAAGACGAACCGCTGTTCGCAGCGTTCGAGGACGAGTCCAACGAGGCGAACTAA
- a CDS encoding DUF4870 domain-containing protein, with product MTESDLSTPKPSREARQWAMFCHFAAFLGMWFPFGNLIGPLILWQLKRESDPFIDEQGKESLNFQITVAIASAICYVLMFVLIGFVLLGLVFIGAVVLVVIAGVKANDGVAYRYPFTWRPIK from the coding sequence ATGACTGAGTCAGACCTTTCAACCCCAAAGCCGAGCCGTGAAGCTCGTCAATGGGCGATGTTCTGTCATTTTGCGGCGTTCCTTGGAATGTGGTTTCCGTTTGGCAACCTGATCGGGCCGTTGATTCTGTGGCAGCTCAAGCGTGAGAGCGATCCCTTTATCGACGAGCAGGGCAAGGAGTCTCTGAACTTTCAGATCACTGTGGCGATTGCTTCGGCCATTTGCTACGTGCTGATGTTTGTTCTGATTGGCTTCGTCTTGCTCGGCCTGGTGTTCATCGGCGCGGTGGTGCTGGTGGTCATCGCCGGGGTTAAAGCCAATGACGGCGTGGCGTACCGCTACCCCTTCACCTGGCGCCCGATCAAGTAA
- a CDS encoding RidA family protein, with the protein MSKTVITSDKAPAAIGTYSQAIKAGNTVYMSGQIPLDPKTMELVEGFEAQTVQVFENLKSVAEAAGGSFKDIVKLNIFLTDLSHFAKVNEIMGKYFEQPYPARAAIGVAALPKGSQVEMDAILVLE; encoded by the coding sequence ATGTCCAAGACTGTTATCACCAGCGATAAGGCACCTGCTGCAATCGGCACTTACTCTCAGGCGATCAAAGCTGGCAATACCGTCTACATGTCCGGTCAAATCCCGCTGGACCCAAAAACCATGGAACTGGTTGAAGGCTTTGAAGCCCAGACCGTTCAGGTATTCGAAAACCTGAAGTCGGTGGCTGAAGCCGCAGGTGGCTCGTTCAAAGACATCGTCAAACTGAACATTTTCCTGACTGACCTGAGCCACTTTGCCAAGGTCAACGAGATCATGGGCAAGTACTTCGAACAACCGTACCCAGCACGCGCAGCCATCGGCGTTGCAGCTCTGCCAAAGGGCTCGCAGGTTGAGATGGACGCCATTCTCGTACTCGAGTAA